In Streptomyces sp. NBC_00433, a single genomic region encodes these proteins:
- a CDS encoding aldose 1-epimerase translates to MENETKLTAGDAELTLEPGHGCRIASLRVAGTELLVQGDRFGAFLMVPWAGRTENGVFRNGGVTHQLPVNAPPHAIHGTGRHVAWQEAAPPTDTTAAYYFDLADPWPYPGRVTHTVELAPHSVTLTMSVEAAVGGDSFPAQAGWHPWWRRNLGQGGQDVELAFSAAWQEERGSNHLPNGNRIDPKPGPWDDCFGMPDGVDVTLTWPGEMRLEVRSPAPWAVIYDEQPEAVCVEPQSGPPNGLNTAPRLVTPIDPLEISTVWTWHRIG, encoded by the coding sequence GTGGAGAACGAGACGAAGCTGACGGCGGGCGACGCCGAACTGACCTTGGAACCCGGGCACGGCTGCCGGATCGCCTCCCTGCGGGTCGCCGGGACGGAACTCCTCGTCCAGGGCGACCGATTCGGCGCCTTTCTTATGGTGCCGTGGGCGGGCAGAACCGAGAACGGGGTCTTCCGCAACGGCGGTGTCACCCATCAGCTCCCGGTGAACGCCCCGCCGCACGCCATCCATGGCACCGGGCGGCACGTCGCCTGGCAGGAGGCGGCCCCGCCGACCGACACCACCGCGGCCTACTACTTCGACCTGGCCGACCCGTGGCCCTACCCCGGCCGGGTCACGCACACCGTGGAGCTGGCACCGCACTCGGTGACGCTGACGATGAGCGTCGAGGCGGCGGTGGGCGGCGACTCCTTCCCTGCGCAGGCCGGCTGGCACCCCTGGTGGCGGCGCAATCTCGGGCAGGGCGGCCAGGACGTCGAGCTGGCCTTCAGCGCGGCCTGGCAGGAGGAGCGCGGCAGCAACCACCTGCCGAACGGCAACCGCATCGACCCCAAGCCCGGCCCCTGGGACGACTGCTTCGGCATGCCCGACGGCGTCGACGTGACGCTGACCTGGCCCGGTGAGATGCGGCTTGAGGTGCGCAGCCCCGCGCCCTGGGCGGTCATCTACGACGAGCAGCCCGAGGCGGTGTGCGTCGAGCCGCAGTCCGGCCCGCCGAACGGCCTGAACACCGCGCCGCGGCTGGTCACCCCGATCGACCCGCTGGAGATTTCCACCGTCTGGACCTGGCACCGGATCGGCTGA
- a CDS encoding polyamine aminopropyltransferase, which translates to MIDQHQRNEVPRIGPRLPVPAAAARALVLAAVFVCAACGLVYELELVALASYLVGDSVTQASVILSVMVFAMGCGSLLAKRLRGRAAAAFAAVEAGLALVGGLSVMVLYGFFAWLGQATPAMVGCAFAIGVLTGAEVPLLMTLVQRIRRQDAGGAVADLFAADYVGALVGGLAFPFLLLPHFGQLTGALATGVVNAAAGGATVLWLFRGDLSRRARGWLLVANVLVLAVLAGAAAAAGPFERAARRAVYGGDVRVAEQTSVQEIVLTGGGSGSGSRPLRLYLDGRLRVSGAATARYVQALVHPAMNGPHTRVLVLGGGDGLALREVLRYGDVAAVTAVQPDGELLRLARTDPGLRALNGGAYADPRVRAVTADPFDWLRRLHGGAAEAYDVIVADLADPGLSRSAKLYSQEFYGLAARALAPGGRLAVRAGTAAGTARTFWTIDATVRAAGLHTSPYWLPGTPSGAAGPAGRPDPAYLLAARGGAPRLALPPGTPPSLTPPALRLAARAPLPTRPSRSLPPSTLLRPRIPAS; encoded by the coding sequence ATGATCGACCAGCACCAACGCAACGAAGTCCCGCGAATCGGGCCGCGTTTACCGGTGCCCGCGGCGGCCGCCCGCGCGCTGGTGCTCGCCGCCGTCTTCGTCTGCGCCGCCTGCGGGCTGGTCTACGAGCTGGAACTGGTCGCCCTGGCCTCGTATCTGGTCGGCGACTCGGTCACCCAGGCCTCGGTGATCCTCTCGGTGATGGTCTTCGCGATGGGCTGTGGCTCGCTGCTGGCAAAACGGTTACGCGGCCGCGCCGCCGCCGCCTTCGCCGCCGTCGAGGCAGGGCTGGCCCTGGTCGGCGGCCTGTCGGTGATGGTGCTCTACGGCTTCTTCGCCTGGTTGGGTCAGGCCACCCCCGCGATGGTCGGCTGCGCCTTCGCCATCGGGGTGCTGACCGGGGCCGAGGTGCCGCTGCTGATGACGCTGGTGCAGCGGATCAGACGGCAGGACGCGGGCGGCGCGGTGGCCGACCTCTTCGCCGCCGACTACGTGGGCGCGCTGGTCGGCGGGCTCGCCTTCCCCTTCCTGCTGCTGCCGCACTTCGGCCAGCTCACCGGCGCGCTGGCCACCGGCGTGGTCAATGCGGCGGCCGGCGGCGCGACCGTGCTGTGGCTCTTCCGCGGCGACCTGAGCCGGCGCGCCCGCGGCTGGCTGCTGGTCGCCAACGTCCTGGTGCTCGCGGTGCTCGCCGGCGCCGCCGCCGCGGCGGGACCCTTCGAGCGGGCGGCGCGGCGCGCGGTCTACGGCGGCGACGTGCGGGTCGCCGAGCAGACCTCGGTCCAGGAGATCGTCCTGACCGGCGGCGGCAGCGGTTCCGGCAGCCGCCCGCTGCGGCTCTACCTCGACGGCCGGCTGCGGGTCTCCGGCGCCGCCACCGCCCGCTACGTCCAGGCACTCGTCCACCCGGCGATGAACGGCCCGCACACCCGGGTCCTGGTCCTCGGCGGCGGCGACGGCCTGGCGCTGCGCGAAGTGCTCCGCTACGGGGACGTCGCCGCGGTCACCGCCGTCCAGCCCGACGGCGAGCTGCTCCGGCTGGCCCGCACCGACCCGGGCCTGCGCGCGCTCAACGGCGGCGCCTACGCCGACCCCCGGGTGCGGGCGGTCACCGCGGACCCCTTCGACTGGTTACGCCGCCTGCACGGGGGAGCGGCCGAGGCCTACGACGTGATCGTCGCGGACCTGGCGGACCCGGGGCTCTCCCGCAGCGCCAAGCTGTACTCGCAGGAGTTCTACGGCCTCGCCGCCCGCGCGCTGGCCCCCGGTGGGCGGCTCGCCGTACGGGCGGGCACGGCGGCTGGCACGGCCCGTACGTTCTGGACGATCGACGCGACCGTACGGGCCGCGGGCCTCCACACCTCGCCGTACTGGCTGCCGGGCACCCCGAGCGGCGCCGCCGGGCCGGCCGGCAGGCCCGACCCCGCCTACCTGCTGGCCGCCCGTGGCGGCGCACCGCGGCTGGCCCTTCCGCCGGGCACCCCGCCGTCGCTGACCCCGCCGGCCCTGCGGCTGGCCGCGCGGGCGCCGCTGCCCACCCGGCCGAGCCGCTCGCTGCCGCCGTCGACGCTGCTCCGGCCGCGGATACCGGCGTCGTAG
- a CDS encoding DUF2617 family protein, with the protein MLTTLQTSYTDTRAGDLAWCLGRQALPALAVLNVEVGDARRLRAKVELRLLGASHQVLVDAGRGECSETVACMPGSRAPLPFGVARRVGVWDYEFAARIETLSQGSFAGRAQELLALVADHPHGLAGTFPGDPHAFTAMLVQYAEGGVRWRTWHAYPQEGRLVTTRTRVNALP; encoded by the coding sequence ATGCTCACCACCCTGCAAACCTCCTACACCGACACCCGCGCGGGCGACCTCGCCTGGTGCCTCGGCAGACAGGCGCTGCCCGCGCTCGCCGTGCTCAATGTCGAGGTCGGCGACGCGCGCCGGCTGCGGGCCAAGGTCGAATTACGCCTGCTGGGCGCCTCGCACCAGGTATTGGTCGACGCGGGGCGCGGTGAGTGCTCGGAGACGGTCGCGTGCATGCCGGGCAGCCGGGCGCCGCTGCCCTTCGGGGTGGCGCGGCGGGTGGGCGTGTGGGACTACGAGTTCGCGGCCCGGATCGAGACGCTGTCGCAGGGCTCCTTCGCGGGCCGGGCGCAGGAGTTGCTCGCCCTGGTCGCCGACCACCCGCACGGCCTCGCCGGGACCTTCCCCGGCGACCCGCACGCCTTCACCGCGATGCTGGTGCAGTACGCGGAGGGGGGCGTGCGGTGGCGCACCTGGCACGCGTATCCGCAGGAGGGGCGCCTGGTCACCACCAGGACCCGGGTGAACGCGCTGCCCTGA
- a CDS encoding SRPBCC domain-containing protein encodes MEHESFLPGMTTARLVQALRTPDVVRASLPGWQPDAGEAQEASGAAAAPAAGRLRLRIGGSTITYRGTVAVSGDGPGFTVTAVGTEVRGGGGVTATAEVSVVTSVQPEAGVTLVWRGAAEAEGRLATFEPAAVEAAVRRLLDRFCTELAANAPAAADARHADVPVEDEAKDTPEGAAGDAPGDARGDVDSAEAVAGIRAVPVDEPADADADADADDEPEPAAEEPEAEAPEDEEPEAAEDEQEAAEDEQEAEGDEPEADVVDDLGEPGPPAELDDFELVEVEVEVPESAAALDDLVPPAEAAHARRTMIGRSAEEVDHAPPRGRYAPVPAPDSSSAAATLRWAAPVAAALVASAVVVGRVLRRRG; translated from the coding sequence ATGGAGCATGAGTCCTTCCTTCCGGGCATGACCACCGCGCGCCTGGTGCAGGCGCTGCGCACGCCGGATGTGGTGCGGGCCAGCCTGCCCGGCTGGCAGCCGGACGCCGGGGAGGCGCAGGAGGCCTCCGGTGCTGCCGCCGCTCCCGCTGCGGGGCGGCTGCGGCTGCGGATCGGCGGGTCCACGATCACCTACCGCGGCACGGTCGCGGTGAGCGGTGACGGGCCCGGTTTCACGGTGACGGCGGTGGGCACGGAGGTGCGCGGCGGCGGCGGCGTCACGGCGACCGCCGAGGTCAGCGTCGTGACGTCGGTGCAGCCCGAGGCGGGCGTGACGCTCGTCTGGCGGGGCGCCGCGGAGGCGGAGGGGCGGCTCGCGACGTTCGAGCCCGCGGCGGTGGAAGCGGCCGTGAGGCGGCTGCTGGACCGTTTCTGTACGGAGCTGGCGGCGAACGCCCCGGCCGCCGCGGACGCGCGCCACGCGGACGTACCGGTCGAGGACGAGGCGAAGGACACGCCGGAGGGCGCGGCGGGGGACGCGCCGGGAGACGCGCGGGGCGACGTGGACTCGGCCGAGGCGGTGGCGGGGATCCGGGCCGTACCCGTCGACGAGCCGGCGGATGCGGACGCGGATGCGGACGCGGACGACGAGCCGGAGCCGGCGGCCGAGGAGCCCGAGGCCGAGGCCCCGGAGGACGAGGAGCCTGAGGCCGCGGAGGACGAGCAGGAAGCCGCGGAGGACGAGCAGGAGGCCGAGGGCGACGAGCCCGAGGCCGATGTCGTGGACGACCTGGGCGAACCCGGGCCGCCCGCCGAACTCGACGACTTCGAGCTGGTCGAGGTCGAGGTGGAGGTCCCGGAGAGCGCCGCGGCGCTGGACGACCTCGTACCGCCCGCCGAGGCCGCGCACGCCCGCCGGACGATGATCGGCCGCAGCGCGGAGGAGGTCGACCACGCGCCGCCGCGCGGGCGGTACGCACCCGTGCCCGCGCCCGACAGCTCCTCGGCGGCCGCCACCCTGCGCTGGGCGGCCCCGGTGGCCGCCGCGCTGGTCGCCTCGGCGGTCGTCGTGGGGCGGGTGCTGCGGCGCCGCGGATAG